Proteins encoded in a region of the Pirellulaceae bacterium genome:
- a CDS encoding 2-oxo acid dehydrogenase subunit E2 yields MIEIRIPRLGWSMDEGTLAKWLKQPGEFVAQGDFIFELEGEKAVQEIESFDSGVLCIPADAAQPGEIVQVGQVIGFLLAADEVAPASVGTQVNRTDSKRVVADNVQRTNDDGISAAESRPRVAGPAARRLAQQLGIDLNDIATPDPTGRVTSEDVLKAKSCNDSFNRTQPAASNSRLIASPRARRFAREQGVDLRQIKGMGRGGRIRERDVDAFIKRLGSAPSLRSSMDAAFKKTISPTVAGVHHPAEKIRQTLAQRMFAGVHQTAPVTLTTKVDASALVSCRKNWRAEKPVSKTPTYNDMLVKLAAVALKEQSQLNAVWHDDGIWVYDQINLAIGVDLESGLVAPVIRNADQLTLAEISECSETLIQRAKSGSLSQSDIEGGTFTVTNLGMFEIDSFTPIINLPQAAILGVGRIVQEPVVRDHQIVIGQMLTLSLTFDHRVTDGAPAARWLQRLGALIQSADEVLV; encoded by the coding sequence ATGATTGAAATTAGAATTCCCCGCTTGGGTTGGTCGATGGATGAGGGCACGTTGGCTAAGTGGCTCAAGCAGCCAGGAGAGTTCGTCGCTCAGGGGGATTTCATCTTCGAACTCGAGGGTGAAAAGGCCGTGCAGGAAATTGAATCATTTGACTCAGGCGTTCTCTGCATTCCTGCTGACGCGGCCCAGCCTGGCGAAATCGTTCAGGTGGGGCAAGTTATCGGTTTTCTTTTGGCAGCCGACGAGGTGGCTCCCGCAAGCGTCGGTACCCAAGTGAATCGCACCGACAGCAAAAGGGTGGTTGCGGACAACGTCCAGCGGACAAACGACGATGGGATATCGGCTGCTGAATCGCGCCCGCGTGTGGCCGGACCCGCAGCCAGACGACTCGCTCAACAACTTGGAATCGACCTGAATGATATTGCCACACCCGATCCCACAGGGCGTGTTACCTCCGAGGATGTTTTAAAAGCCAAATCATGCAACGACTCTTTCAACCGTACGCAACCAGCGGCGAGCAACTCGCGATTGATTGCTAGCCCTCGGGCGCGTCGTTTCGCTCGCGAACAAGGTGTGGATTTGCGCCAAATCAAGGGCATGGGACGTGGAGGTCGAATCCGCGAACGAGATGTGGATGCATTTATTAAGAGGTTGGGTAGCGCACCCTCCTTGCGGTCGTCCATGGATGCGGCTTTCAAGAAAACGATTTCTCCGACCGTTGCCGGCGTGCATCATCCGGCTGAGAAAATTCGTCAGACGCTTGCGCAGCGGATGTTTGCCGGAGTTCACCAAACCGCACCCGTGACGCTGACGACGAAAGTAGACGCTTCGGCACTGGTTTCGTGTCGCAAGAACTGGCGAGCGGAAAAGCCAGTTTCCAAAACACCAACTTACAATGACATGCTGGTCAAACTTGCAGCGGTCGCCTTGAAAGAACAGTCTCAGCTTAACGCGGTTTGGCATGATGATGGCATCTGGGTTTATGACCAAATCAATCTTGCCATCGGGGTGGATCTGGAAAGCGGATTGGTTGCTCCTGTGATCCGAAATGCCGACCAGTTGACGTTGGCAGAGATCTCGGAATGCTCGGAAACCTTAATTCAACGGGCGAAGTCGGGTAGCTTGTCTCAGAGTGATATCGAAGGTGGCACCTTCACGGTGACGAATCTTGGCATGTTTGAGATCGACAGTTTTACCCCGATTATTAATCTGCCACAGGCAGCGATTCTCGGTGTCGGCCGTATCGTCCAAGAGCCTGTCGTCAGAGATCACCAAATTGTCATTGGCCAGATGTTGACGTTAAGTCTGACTTTTGACCATCGGGTGACGGATGGTGCGCCGGCGGCTCGTTGGTTGCAACGACTTGGCGCGTTGATTCAATCAGCGGACGAAGTTCTCGTTTGA
- a CDS encoding dehydrogenase E1 component subunit alpha/beta has translation MTDRIANRQLDGLSRNVAMSLYRTMQIIRQTEEELARSHQKGLVLGACHTSVGQEAVAAAVCAQLNRDDVVFSTHRGHGHALAKGLEPEKLMAELFGREAGVSRGRGGSMHLFAPEIGLMGTSGIVGPSILQACGGGYSFKILRQNRVAVAFFGDGAVNNGAFHEGLNMASIWNLPVIFVCENNQFATEVPFDYSSGIPDVGRRAENYGMPGFEIDGNDVMAVYQAAAEAIDRARAGQGATLIECKTYRTRSHAEGMVDFTYRTREDVDKWKQRCPIQGFTQRLIEAELVTESELSEIAADVSTRVQQACISAEAAGWPKSSSASRHVYCEEPSQPVVELPDLGERRVTFAAATHEALDQEMERNSTTWVMGEGIGVRGGNFATTVGMYDKYGADRLCDTPICERGFVGLACGAAMTGTRPVVDFMFIDFINDAFGEIINQIAKMQYMSSGRLKMPIVLRGCGGIGHSAATHHSGLYHSIYSHIPGLRVVMPSTPYDAKGLMTHALRGNDPVLFLEHRELMAKKGPVPAEDFEIPFGCAKLVREGSDLTIVAVSLMVHHAIEAAEQLSAQGVSAEIVDPRTVSPLDFETILRSVAKTGRLLVVDEAFGPCSLTSEIAALVSDQGFDDLDAPIKRLNGVYTPTPYAPSLETAVVPGVDDIVLAAQQLSEE, from the coding sequence GTGACGGATAGGATAGCCAATCGACAGCTAGACGGATTGAGCCGCAATGTGGCTATGTCGCTGTATCGAACGATGCAGATTATTCGTCAAACCGAAGAGGAACTAGCTCGAAGTCATCAAAAAGGATTAGTCCTGGGTGCCTGCCATACGTCTGTAGGACAGGAAGCAGTCGCCGCTGCTGTTTGTGCGCAGCTGAACCGTGATGATGTCGTGTTCAGTACCCATCGTGGGCACGGTCATGCGCTGGCCAAGGGATTAGAACCCGAAAAGTTGATGGCTGAGTTATTTGGTCGTGAAGCGGGTGTGTCGCGCGGTCGTGGGGGTAGCATGCATCTGTTCGCGCCTGAGATTGGTCTGATGGGGACCAGTGGTATTGTCGGTCCTTCCATCCTGCAGGCTTGCGGTGGCGGCTACAGCTTCAAGATTCTGCGGCAAAATAGGGTGGCGGTTGCCTTTTTTGGTGACGGAGCCGTCAACAACGGCGCATTCCACGAAGGCTTGAATATGGCCAGTATCTGGAATCTGCCAGTTATCTTTGTTTGCGAAAATAATCAATTTGCAACCGAGGTTCCTTTTGATTATTCCAGCGGTATTCCTGATGTGGGACGGCGGGCTGAAAATTATGGCATGCCAGGATTCGAAATAGATGGCAATGACGTGATGGCCGTTTACCAGGCAGCTGCCGAGGCCATTGATCGAGCTCGAGCAGGTCAAGGCGCGACCCTGATCGAATGCAAGACGTACCGCACGCGATCGCATGCGGAAGGCATGGTTGATTTCACCTACAGAACCCGTGAAGACGTCGACAAATGGAAGCAGCGTTGTCCGATCCAGGGTTTTACTCAACGGTTGATCGAAGCGGAGCTAGTGACGGAGTCCGAGCTGTCTGAGATTGCTGCCGACGTATCAACCCGCGTCCAACAAGCCTGCATTTCCGCGGAAGCTGCCGGCTGGCCAAAGTCATCCAGCGCCTCAAGACACGTTTACTGTGAAGAACCGTCTCAGCCAGTCGTAGAACTGCCTGACCTGGGTGAGCGAAGGGTCACTTTTGCTGCGGCCACGCATGAAGCACTCGACCAAGAAATGGAGAGGAACTCGACGACTTGGGTGATGGGGGAAGGAATTGGCGTTCGAGGAGGCAACTTTGCGACCACGGTTGGAATGTACGACAAATACGGTGCAGATCGACTTTGCGATACGCCGATTTGCGAGCGGGGATTCGTAGGCCTGGCTTGTGGCGCGGCTATGACGGGAACCCGTCCGGTCGTTGATTTTATGTTTATCGATTTTATCAACGATGCGTTTGGTGAAATCATCAACCAGATCGCCAAAATGCAGTATATGAGTAGTGGTCGATTGAAAATGCCGATCGTGCTTCGTGGCTGTGGAGGCATTGGCCACTCTGCGGCAACGCATCACTCGGGCTTATATCATTCGATCTATTCACACATTCCCGGTTTGCGAGTTGTGATGCCGTCGACGCCGTACGACGCGAAAGGCCTCATGACGCACGCTTTGCGGGGCAATGATCCGGTGCTGTTTTTGGAACATCGTGAGCTAATGGCGAAAAAAGGTCCGGTTCCAGCGGAAGACTTTGAGATACCGTTCGGTTGCGCGAAGCTTGTACGAGAGGGAAGCGATCTGACAATCGTCGCGGTTTCTCTCATGGTCCATCATGCAATCGAAGCGGCTGAGCAATTGTCGGCGCAAGGCGTATCGGCGGAAATCGTCGATCCGCGAACCGTATCGCCACTTGATTTTGAGACGATCCTAAGGTCGGTGGCGAAGACAGGACGTTTGCTGGTTGTTGATGAGGCTTTTGGTCCCTGTAGTCTGACATCCGAAATCGCAGCTCTGGTTTCTGATCAGGGCTTTGATGATCTGGATGCACCAATCAAGCGACTCAATGGTGTATATACGCCAACGCCCTACGCACCGAGTTTGGAGACGGCGGTTGTGCCAGGCGTTGATGATATTGTCCTGGCGGCGCAGCAATTGTCAGAGGAATAG
- a CDS encoding SDR family oxidoreductase, which translates to MSSKLFDLTGKVAVVSGAAQGLGQATSLALAECGADVVLVDRNLAGAEETADQIEHMGRKTLVQATNVSDPNAIADLFDDVDNKFGRVDFLGNIAGDGQLCPPEDLLIDDLHCVLQNLVVGRFAMCQQAGRRMLSQGLGSIMNIGSLASSTALGRGHIAYSMAMGAVIQMTRELSTEWSHRGVRVNCVTPAQVTNPSLVERMNNDPTLESQFLRGIPVGRMGAPSDIQALAVLLAADSSTWITGAIIPMDGGNLAMNAGGTPGHQAKG; encoded by the coding sequence ATGAGTAGTAAACTATTTGACCTCACCGGGAAAGTGGCGGTTGTTTCCGGGGCCGCTCAGGGCTTGGGACAGGCAACATCCTTGGCGTTGGCGGAATGTGGAGCCGATGTTGTGTTGGTTGACCGAAACCTCGCGGGTGCAGAAGAGACTGCCGATCAAATCGAGCACATGGGTCGTAAGACGCTCGTTCAAGCTACGAACGTGTCGGATCCAAATGCGATCGCTGACTTGTTCGATGATGTTGATAATAAATTTGGCCGGGTTGATTTCTTGGGCAACATTGCGGGCGACGGACAGCTTTGTCCCCCCGAAGACCTGCTGATTGATGATCTTCATTGTGTATTGCAAAACTTAGTCGTTGGTCGCTTTGCGATGTGTCAGCAGGCAGGGCGCCGCATGCTGTCGCAGGGATTGGGTTCGATTATGAATATCGGATCACTTGCAAGTTCCACCGCATTGGGACGAGGACATATCGCCTACAGCATGGCGATGGGTGCGGTGATCCAGATGACGCGAGAGTTGAGTACGGAATGGAGCCACCGAGGTGTGCGAGTAAATTGCGTGACGCCGGCCCAGGTCACCAACCCGAGTTTGGTGGAACGAATGAACAACGATCCGACCTTAGAATCACAATTTCTACGCGGTATCCCTGTGGGGCGAATGGGTGCGCCATCCGATATCCAAGCACTCGCTGTGTTGCTTGCTGCCGATTCTTCGACCTGGATTACTGGTGCGATTATTCCCATGGATGGTGGCAATCTGGCCATGAACGCTGGCGGTACGCCAGGGCATCAGGCAAAAGGATGA